The Mixta hanseatica genome includes a region encoding these proteins:
- a CDS encoding DUF4011 domain-containing protein, with protein sequence MDEIEGSLYKNSNLSLSQKLEKSRAELLDLTARNRLLNIPKSKTTKFLEVVNERSDILFKMLFEEGKPFTFLHGREDKKTDESNENSETDSESEDIIFLDDSETNHNDTKLQTKLTPKTLQKKLLDLYYDSKTLEEEQGVNILFLSLGSLKWIDPVVVY encoded by the coding sequence ATGGACGAAATAGAAGGCTCACTTTACAAAAACTCCAATCTGTCACTCAGCCAGAAACTTGAAAAGTCGCGAGCTGAGTTACTCGATCTGACAGCTAGAAATCGTTTACTTAACATACCAAAATCAAAAACTACAAAATTTTTAGAAGTAGTTAATGAAAGGTCTGACATTCTGTTCAAGATGCTTTTTGAAGAAGGCAAGCCGTTCACTTTTCTTCATGGTCGAGAAGATAAAAAGACAGATGAAAGCAATGAGAACAGTGAGACAGACTCAGAGTCTGAAGATATTATTTTCTTAGATGACTCCGAAACCAACCACAATGATACAAAACTCCAGACCAAGCTCACGCCAAAAACATTACAAAAAAAGTTATTAGATTTATATTATGACTCAAAGACCCTTGAAGAAGAGCAAGGCGTAAACATCCTGTTTCTATCGTTAGGATCGCTTAAATGGATAGATCCTGTAGTGGTTTACTGA
- a CDS encoding IS3 family transposase (programmed frameshift), with protein MKKRNFSAEFKRESAQLVLDQNYTVAAAASAMDVGLSTMTRWVKQLRDERQGKIPKASPVTPEQIEIRELKKKLQRIEMENDIFKKGYRAPDVRLPEQFSLIGKLRAQYPVVTLCHVFGVHRSSYKYWEKSPEKPDGRRAVLRSQVLELHNISHGSAGARSIAIMATLRGFKMGRWLAGRLMKELGLVSCQQPTHRYKRGGPEHIVIPNRLERQFAVTEPNQVWCGDVTYIWTGKRWAYLAVVLDLFARKPVGWAMSFSPDSKLTIKALEMAWEARGKPAGVMFHSDQGSHYTSRQFRQLLWRCRIRQSMSRRGNCWDNSPMERFFRSLKNEWVPVTGYINFSEAAHAITDYIVGYYSSLRPHDYNGGLPPNESEKRYWKNSKSVASFS; from the exons ATGAAAAAAAGAAATTTCAGCGCAGAGTTTAAACGCGAATCCGCTCAACTGGTCCTTGATCAGAACTACACCGTTGCAGCTGCGGCCAGTGCTATGGATGTGGGTCTTTCTACCATGACGCGATGGGTAAAGCAGTTGCGGGATGAACGACAGGGCAAAATACCTAAAGCCTCCCCTGTAACCCCAGAACAGATTGAAATTCGTGAGCTGAAGAAAAAGCTACAACGCATTGAAATGGAAAACGACATAT TTAAAAAAGGCTACCGCGCTCCTGATGTCAGACTCCCTGAACAGTTCTCGTTAATCGGGAAACTCAGAGCGCAGTATCCTGTGGTCACACTTTGCCACGTGTTCGGGGTTCATCGCAGCAGCTACAAATACTGGGAAAAAAGCCCCGAAAAGCCAGACGGCAGGCGAGCTGTGTTACGCAGTCAGGTTCTGGAGCTGCATAACATCAGCCATGGTTCTGCTGGCGCAAGAAGTATCGCGATTATGGCAACCCTGAGAGGCTTCAAAATGGGACGCTGGCTTGCCGGAAGGCTCATGAAAGAACTGGGTCTGGTGAGTTGTCAGCAGCCTACCCACCGATATAAACGTGGTGGTCCTGAACACATCGTTATCCCGAATCGCCTTGAGCGACAGTTCGCAGTGACAGAACCGAATCAGGTGTGGTGCGGCGATGTGACGTATATCTGGACAGGCAAGCGTTGGGCTTACCTTGCTGTTGTTCTCGATCTGTTCGCAAGGAAACCGGTAGGTTGGGCAATGTCATTCTCACCGGACAGCAAGCTGACCATCAAAGCGCTGGAAATGGCGTGGGAAGCTCGCGGTAAACCAGCCGGAGTGATGTTCCACAGTGACCAGGGTAGCCACTATACAAGCAGGCAGTTCCGGCAGCTACTGTGGCGTTGCCGGATCAGGCAAAGTATGAGCCGACGTGGAAACTGTTGGGACAACAGCCCGATGGAACGCTTCTTCCGGAGTCTGAAAAACGAGTGGGTGCCAGTGACAGGTTATATAAACTTTAGCGAAGCTGCTCATGCGATCACAGACTATATCGTCGGGTATTACAGCTCGCTAAGGCCGCATGATTATAACGGTGGGTTGCCCCCAAACGAATCGGAAAAGCGATACTGGAAAAACTCTAAATCGGTGGCCAGTTTTAGTTGA